DNA from Tachypleus tridentatus isolate NWPU-2018 chromosome 8, ASM421037v1, whole genome shotgun sequence:
CTCTAATTCATGTCACAGTTCAGAAATATCTAGTATTCATTTTACACTATAATGTTGATTTAGTAACATTTCATGGTAGAGAAGAGGAAATACTAGATAGAGTAAACAGGGATAcgtaaaaaaatttatatatgcGTTTGAAAGGTATTAGAGATTATGCAAGTGCAATGGACAAAATACGAAATGGACTAAAGTAGTTTTATTACTTACATGAACATCATCTTGCACTTTGACTTGTCAGAGTGTAAATCAGTGTCATCCATTCAGACATATTTTCAGTACAAATACTTTTGTAACTTATCTACTTTTTTTAGTATAGCAGTTTCTACATTTTACTAAGTCACATTTTGTATAGATACACCTAGTAAATGtacaattataataaacatttctccTTCAACACAAAGTTGGTCCATTTGGTTAAATACTTTGTGATAATTTAATCTTCAGTTAGAAACCACTGAAttgaataactaattttaaaacaacagcaGCTTTTACAATAATGAAGTTCTGGCTTTAATAATGACTATGTTTTAACTCATTATATTCAATCATCACCAAGTAAGAACTACATGACTTGATGTTATGAGTCAAATGTCATAATTTACTACATTTTGAATCAGTATTCAAATACTCATCAGGTGAAATGTCTTGACTTGGTACCATGAGTCAAATGTTCACATGTCAGACATGACCACACATACTGAAACTGCATTGTATGTATCAATGCTGACAAAcaagtttaattacaaaataactcCCATATTATTTGCTGAAGCCTGTTTTTATTTAGTTCCACAAGAATGATTCTGCTGTCTAAGAAGGAAGTGTGGCATGGATTTATTCTAAGATAATAATTTAAACTCatttttagttaaaatgtttGGAACAATATAACCTTGCACTTAATTACAAGGTACTGTAAAAGATtgtttttatgtaacaatattcaCTTTATGTAATTTCAATCATCAAGAAAGGTCATTCTCTGCCATTTTGTTGTCACAATTCAATAACTGCTAGAAGTCTAAATTTAAACAATcacagacaaacaaaaaataaatgtctaCTTTTTTTATACAACTCAAAGCATAAGCTAGATAGCAAGATTTTATGGGTCTCTGTTAAAGTTAAAAGGGAGTTATTTACAAAACAATGTGTAGCACATAGCCTGGATcacaatttaaatacaatttaatatttacactaaTCACTAACTATCACTGATTGATATTATTTACAAAGCATAGTAGATTGTTGAAATGCACTTTAgcacaaaaatattactttaatttttaaaaacagaataatatattattaatattggtTGATGTGCAGAAACAGGTTTCTTGTAAGTGTTGTTTGAACACTGCCTGCTCCAAACATTCATAATTACATATTATGAAATtgttaaaatctttattaaataccATTTACCTGCTATTCATATTTAATAACATcagtttcttaaaaaaaattccTAAATGTAACTAATTGTACAGGTAACAAAAATCTTTGTATACTTATAAAGTAATGTAGCTTTGTCCAAATATTACTTAGTCACAAACActgaaagataaattaaaaaattaaagataaatctCACTTTCTTTGAAAATCCAGAATGCTTTTTTCTTTTGGAGCCTACGGAAAAAAGAGCTGGTATAAAATCAATCGAACAATCTGTGAGATATGTACAAAACGTAACAGGAGATTCGTGTAAGTCCATGGGATAAAGGTTCGGGAAAGAAGGAAAtctgaaaacatacaaataaaattctaaataacgtgtatagtaaaaattataagatataATGACACTTATTTTTTGATGTCTGTACATCAGTTATAACAGTGTACATGTTTGACTACATGTTAAATACATTATCCTACACAcattttgtgtaataaataaGGTGACATATTTCTTATTGacagaaaaatgtaatgtaatgGAAATATTAGTAAAATCTCTTAGTTTTCATAACacttcacattttccttattttgTTAGGTAGTATGCATTCATTACAAAGAAACTACtgtaatatttaacttaaatttgaaacattaaaaagcaatttaataataaaactatgtttaagtaataaatagaaaaaGTCTGTTGAAACTATTTTCCATTATGAGAGCTTGTTACTATTCTATTCTTAGCCCTTAGTATTTATgcaatatttctgattttacccAAGGCAGCATTAAAGTACAATGCCACTCTATTCAGATATTTTTTTGTCCACTTCCACACAGTTACTCGAGAAATAAATCTCTTGTATTAAGTCGTAAGTTACAAGATCATGTCACACAGCAGGTTGTAATGTTTccataacattaattaaaactcACTGCCTTAAATTTTTGTTGCCACTTTTCTTTGATGTCTCTTAAATTTGTTGCCCTAGGCTAGTGTGTATTCTTCCTACATATAAATGTGACCCTAATTACGACTAATGCCATTCAGAAGTTGCCTAACGTGTATCTTGTGTTTAAAAGCTCAGctataaagaatatttattctacattttcttctTGTGTAAGCTTAATTTGGAAATTTTTATTGTAATGCCATCTTAAAAATTTTTAAGATCTAGCAACAAAATATTGCTTTATGTTTTCTTCTTTGACGCTCAGTACCACCTACCATTTCTTCCTCAACTATGATTAGGTAAAAGGATGAGCCTAGGGGGCAAAACAGCAGCCCAACAGTAAGATTAAATAACATGGGTTTATCCCTGTCTAGAAATAAGACACTTCAGATCCACATTTCATGTTGTTCTAAGATTAAATAACATGGTTTATCCCTGTTTAGAAATAAGACACTTCAGATCCACATTTCATGTTGTTCTAAGATTAAATAACATGGTTTATCCCTGTCTAGAAATAAGACACTTCAGATCCACATTTCATGTTGTTCTAAGATTAAATAACTTGGTTTATCCTTGTCTAGAAATAAGACACTTCAGATCCACATTTCATGTTGTTCTAagattaaataactttgtttatccTTGTCTAGATATAAGATACTTCAGATCCACATTTCATGTTGTTCTAAGATTAAATAACTTGGTTTATCCCTGTCTAGATACAAGACACTTCAGATCCACATTTCATGTTGTTCTAAGATTAAATAACTTGGTTTATCCCTGTCTAAAAATAAGACACTTCAGATCCACATTTCATGTTGTTCTAAGATTAAATAACTTGGTTTATCCTTGTCTAGATATAAGACACTTCAGATCCACATTTCATGTTGTTCTAAGATTAAATAACATGGTTTATCCCTGTCTAGAAATAAGACACTTCAGATCCACATTTCATGTTGTTCTAAGATTAAATAACATGGTTTATCCCTGTCTAGAAATAAGACACTTCAGATCCACATTTCATGTTGTTCTAAGATTAAATAACATGGTTTATCCCTGTCTAGAAATAAGACACTTCAGATCCACATTTCATGTTGTTCTAAGATTAAATAACTTGGTTTATCCTTGTCTAGAAATAAGACACTTCAGATCCACATTTCATGTTGTTCTAAGATTAAATAACATGGTTTATCCCTGTCTAGAAATAAGACACTTCAGATCCACATTTCATGTTGTTCTGAGATTAAATAACATGGTTTATCCCTGTCTAGAAATAAGACACTTCAGATCCACATTTCATGTTGTTCTAAGATTAAATAACTTGGTTTATCCTTGTCTAGAAATAAGACACTTCAGATCCACATTTCATGTTGTTCTAAGATTAAATAACTTGGTTTATCCTTGTCTAGATATAAGATACTTCAGATCCACATTTCATGTTGTTCTAAGATTAAATAACTTGGTTTATCCCTGTCTAGATACAAGACACTTCAGATCCACATTTCATGTTGTTCTAAGATTAAATAACTTGGTTTATCCTTGTCTAGATATGACACTTCAGATCCACATTTCATGTTGTTCTAAGATTAAATAACATGGTTTATCCCTGTCTAGAAATAAGACACTTCAGATCCACATTTCATGTTGTTCTAAGATTAAATAACATGGTTTATCCCTGTCTAAAAATAAGACACTTCAGATCCACATTTCATGTTGTTCTAAGATTAAATAACTTGGTTTATCATTGTCTAGATATAAGACACTTCAGATCCACATTTCATGTTGTTCTAAGATTAAATAACATGGTTTATCCCTGTCTAGAAATAAGACACTTCAGATCCACATTTCATGTTGTTCTAAGATTAAATAACATGGTTTATCCCTGTCTAGAAATAAGACACTTCAGATCCACATTTCATGTTGTTCTAAGATTAAATAACACGGTTTATCCTTGTCTAGATATAAGATACTTCAGATCCACATTTCATGTTGTTCTGGTCTTTTGTAATTCACCATTACATTTAAATCCCCCCCCAACATTTACATACTTCTAATACATCAAGGTAGCTGACAAAAACAGGGTATGTGTTAtgtagatacatatatatttcaactaATATATAATGCCATCAAAATCACAGGGAAAGTACTATCACCTTAACCACACATTTCATACATAACTGTACTATCACCTTAACCACACATTTCATACATAACTGTACTATCACCTTAACCACACATTTCATACATAACTGTACTATCACCTTAACCACACATTTCATACATAACTGTACTATCACCTTAACCACACATTTCATACATAACTGTACTATCACCTTAACCACACATTTCATACATAACTGTACTATCACCTTAACCACACATTTCATACATAACTGAAATACGTTTTTTAAATGTTGACCAACGTAGAGACAGAAATGTTAAGTCTACCACAACTAGTTTATATAGAAGCATGAACTACTAATATGTAGCTACTTACCCTTCAGTTGTTAAGTCTACCACAACTAGTTTATATAGAAGCATGAACTACTAATATGTGGCTACTTACCCTTCAGTTGTTAAGTCTACCACAACTAGTTTATATAGAAGCATGAACTACTAATATGTGGCTACTTACCCTTCAGTTGTTAAGTCTACCACAACTAGTTTTATAGAAGCATGAACTACTAATATGTGGCTACTTACCCTTCAGTTGTTAAGTCTACCACAACTAGTTTATATAGAAGCATGAACTACTAATATGTGGCTACTTACCCTTCAGTTGTTAAGTCTACCACAACTAGTTTATATAGAAGCATGAACTACTAATATGTAACTACTTACCCTTCAGTTGTTAAGTCTACCACAACTAGTTTATATAGAAGCATGAACTACTAATATGTAACTACTTACCCTTCAGTTGTTAAGTCTACCACAACTAGTTTATATAGAAGCATGAACTACTAATATGTAGCTACTTACCCTTCAGTTGTTAAGTCTACCACAACTAGTTTATATAGAAGCATGAACTACTAATATGTGGCTACATACCCTTCAGTTGTTAAGTCTACCACAACTAGTTTATATAGAAGCATGAACTACTAATATGTGGCTACTTACCCTTCAGTTGTTAAGTCTACCACAACTAGTTTATATAGAAGCATGAACTACTAATATGTAGCTACTTACCCTTCAGTTGTTAAGTCTACCACAACTAGTTTATATAGAAGCATGAACTACTAATATGTAGCTACTTACCCTTCAGTTGTTAAGTCTACCACAACTAGTTTATATAGAAGCATGAACTACTAATATGTAACTACTTACCCTTCAGTTGTTAAGTCTACCACAACTAGTTTATATAGAAGCATGAACTACTaatatgtaactacttcaccCTTCAGTTGTTAAGTCTACCACAACTAGTTTATATAGAAGCATGAACTACTAATATGTAACTACTTACCCTTCAGTTGTTAAGTCTACCACAACTAGTTTTTATAGAAGCATGAACTACTAATATGTAACTACTTACCTTTCAGTTGTTAAGTCTACCACAACTAGTTTATATAGAAGCATGAACTACTAATATGTAACTACTTACCCTTCAGTTGTTAAGTCTACCACAACTAGTTTATATAGAAGCATGAACTACTAATATGTAACTACTTACCCTTCAGTTGTTAAGTCTACCACAACTAGTTTATATAGAAGCATGAACTACTAATATGTAACTACTTACCCTTCAGTTGTTAAGTCTACCACAACTAGTTTATATAGAAGCATGAACTACTAATATGTAACTACTTACCCTTCAGTTGTTAAGTCTACCACAACTAGTTTATATAGAAGCATGAACTACTAATATGTAACTACTTACCCTTCAGTTGTTAAGTCTACCACAACTAGTTTATATAGAAGCATGAACTACTAATATGTAACTACTTACCCTTCAGTTGTTAAGTCTACCACAACTAGTTTATATAGAAGCATGAACTACTAATATGTAACTACTTACCCTTCAGTTGTTAAGTCTACCACAACTAGTTTATATAGAACATGAACTACTAATATGTAACTACTTACCCTTCAGTTGTTAAGTCTACCACAACTAGTTTATATAGAAGCATGAACTACTAATATGTAGCTACTTACCCTTCAGTTGTTAAGTCTACCACAACTAGTTTATATAGAAGCATGAACTACTAATATGTAACTACTTACCCTTCAGTTGTTAAGTCTACCACAACTAGTTTATATAGAAGCATGAACTACTAATATGTAACTACTTACCCTTCAGTTGTTAAGTCTACCACAACTAGTTTATATAGAAGCATGAACTACTAATATGTAACTACTTACCCTTCAGTTGTTAAGTCTACCACAACTAGTTTATATAGAAGCATGAACTACTAATATGTAACTACTTACCCTTCAGTTGTTAAGTCTACCACAACTAGCTCATTATTTAGAACCACTACAACAGCATAAGGTTCCTGAAAgtctgaaaaataatttaatggaattgacatacataaaaaattaaatttaaaaacataaatctaTTTAAGAGTCTAAGTTTCTTTACATAAtgaatctttcttttttataatggAAATCCTCACTGTACAATCacattaaaaatctaaaaaagaatacattttctttttactgtGTATGTATAATAGCAAAAACTgttatttactcaaaataataaagaaaactataaatgaaaatggCTGATAAAGAAAAAGCATTtagattaaaataagtataaaaatatgaaaaataaaaatccaaGAAACTGAGTAgaacaaccaaacaaaatgacAAATACTTATTTCTTAGAACATATAACAAAGTTTGGGTTAATGATGACTGCTTAATCTACCTTTTCTTAATAGGAACAAGAGAAATCAAAGAAAGGTTAATATAATTCAAAAAGTCAAAGTGCAACAGTTTATACATTGATTGAATTTACACATAGCCATAAAAATACATCAACTAACTTGTCTGATGCACATAAAAACTTTAGAATCCACAAGTCAAAGCCAACAATTAAACTTCTgtcttacaaatattatttttctctacaatggatatacacatatacacacattcTTCATGCATTAGATTTTGAGTAATGACAAAAAGATAGCAGTAAATGTTTTAGTCTGATGTACAGTCTGAatagaaactagaaacaaactTTCATACAAATATACTAATCAAGGAGGCATAATATTGAACCCACAATCACTtacattacaaaatgtttacaattacaATATGGTAAAAAACATTTTGAGCCAAAATCTTAAATGATTCTTGTTTGGCAATGCAAGTAAaatgtaggaatatttaaaatgatataatccaacacattaaaataaaactaacactgTTAACAGCTTATAGAACCAACTAAGCCTAATTTTACTAGATAAATGGTGCCATAGATAACAGCTCAAGAGAACAGTTAAGCCTAATTATACAAAGTTTTACTATATACAGTCATTATCCAAAACTGGCAGATTATTTACAGCAAAAATGTAGGTTAAAAATTAGTTGGTGATTAGTATCaagtaacaaaacattataatattaataataattatacaaaggTGACTGTATAGGTTACAAAAAATGACAACAATTTGCATATGATCACCATAACATTACCACAGATACTCAGAATTGTAAT
Protein-coding regions in this window:
- the LOC143223798 gene encoding syntaxin-binding protein 5-like, with product MDSCIVDFVTLCESPWQNDFQEPYAVVVVLNNELVVVDLTTEGFPSFPNLYPMDLHESPVTFCTYLTDCSIDFIPALFSVGSKRKKHSGFSKKEWPISGGEWGTGSDNYSELIITGHADGSLKFWDASSGKNI